Proteins from a genomic interval of Stenotrophomonas maltophilia R551-3:
- the infB gene encoding translation initiation factor IF-2: MSQQTTIRKLAELVNTPVEKLLEQLAGAGMKFSGPDQVVTSSEKVKLLGFLRRSHGKPEQAPEETDQSAKKITLNRRKQQEVTVNSGRSKTTVNVEVRQKRTYVKDGARAMTPDEERADILRKLEESRARNLAEQQALAEKDRLRDEAIVRAREEEVAAKERAEAEKKAAEEAAAAAKAAEALAASKPKVRAPIDETAPRPPRAPAAAPAAPRGAPPPPPRSDDRNNRSAPRNERGPGDRFAGQMHLSAADRARRGNSNNSNNRGRPGGRNQSGGRRDMSRGGNNAGPHAFERPTAPVVREVAIGETITVADLAQKLALKGGEVVKALFKMGVMATITQSIDHDTAALVTEELGHKAIRANDNDAEDALLASAGENQGEAVQRPPVVTIMGHVDHGKTSLLDYIRRTKVATGEAGGITQHIGAYHVDTPKGVISFLDTPGHAAFTSMRARGAKLTDIVVLVVAADDGVMPQTKEAIQHARSAGVPLIVAINKIDKSGADPMRVKNELLSEQVVAEDFGGDIQMVEISAKTGLGIDDLLDAVSVQAELLELKAVDEGRANGVVIESSLDKGRGPVATVLVQQGRLKKGDYLVCGIQYGRVRALFDETGKQPEFAGPSIPVQVLGLSGVPEAGDDFVVVDDERLAKDVAQQRETKRRESRLVATAGSRMEDIMATLGKGEGQQVLNLVIKADVQGSVQALSQALVALSNEDIRINVIHSGVGGITESDANSAAASKATVIGFNVRADASARRIIESNGVDLRYFSIIYDVIDQVKQVASGLLGVEIREEIIGIAEVRDVFRSSKLGAVAGSMVIEGVVKRNKPIRVLRDSVVIFEGELESLRRFKENVEEVRNGTECGIAVKAYNDVKPGDQIECFERIEVPRTL; this comes from the coding sequence ATGTCGCAGCAAACCACCATCCGCAAGCTTGCCGAACTGGTCAACACGCCGGTCGAAAAACTGCTGGAACAGCTGGCCGGTGCCGGCATGAAGTTCAGCGGTCCCGACCAGGTCGTGACCAGCTCCGAGAAGGTAAAGCTCCTGGGCTTCCTTCGTCGTTCGCACGGCAAGCCCGAGCAGGCCCCGGAAGAGACCGATCAGTCTGCAAAGAAGATCACGCTCAACCGCCGGAAGCAGCAGGAAGTGACGGTCAATTCCGGTCGTAGCAAGACGACCGTGAATGTCGAGGTGCGCCAGAAGCGTACCTACGTCAAGGATGGTGCTCGCGCCATGACTCCGGACGAAGAGCGCGCCGACATCCTGCGCAAGCTGGAAGAGTCGCGTGCCCGCAACCTTGCCGAACAGCAGGCGCTGGCCGAGAAGGATCGTCTGCGTGACGAGGCCATCGTCCGTGCCCGTGAGGAAGAGGTTGCCGCCAAGGAGCGTGCTGAAGCCGAGAAGAAGGCGGCCGAGGAGGCTGCGGCTGCTGCCAAGGCTGCCGAGGCGCTGGCTGCCAGCAAGCCCAAGGTACGCGCTCCTATCGACGAAACCGCGCCGCGCCCGCCGCGCGCCCCGGCTGCCGCCCCGGCTGCGCCGCGTGGTGCTCCGCCGCCGCCGCCGCGCAGCGACGACCGCAACAACCGCAGCGCGCCGCGCAACGAGCGTGGCCCGGGCGACCGTTTCGCCGGCCAGATGCATCTGTCGGCTGCCGACCGTGCGCGTCGTGGCAACAGCAACAACAGCAACAACCGTGGTCGTCCGGGTGGCCGCAACCAGAGCGGTGGCCGTCGCGACATGTCGCGTGGTGGCAACAACGCTGGTCCGCACGCCTTCGAACGTCCGACCGCGCCGGTGGTGCGTGAAGTGGCGATCGGCGAGACCATCACCGTGGCCGACCTGGCGCAGAAGCTCGCGCTGAAGGGTGGCGAGGTGGTGAAGGCGCTGTTCAAGATGGGCGTGATGGCCACCATCACCCAGTCCATCGACCATGACACCGCCGCGCTGGTCACCGAAGAGCTGGGGCACAAGGCCATCCGTGCCAACGACAACGATGCCGAAGACGCACTGCTCGCCTCCGCTGGCGAGAACCAGGGCGAAGCCGTGCAGCGTCCGCCGGTGGTCACCATCATGGGCCACGTCGACCACGGCAAGACCTCGCTGCTGGATTACATCCGCCGTACCAAGGTCGCCACCGGCGAAGCCGGCGGCATCACCCAGCACATCGGTGCCTACCACGTCGATACGCCGAAGGGCGTCATCAGCTTCCTGGATACCCCGGGCCACGCCGCGTTCACCTCGATGCGTGCCCGCGGTGCCAAGCTGACCGACATCGTGGTGCTGGTGGTTGCAGCCGACGACGGCGTCATGCCGCAGACCAAGGAAGCGATCCAGCACGCCCGTTCGGCGGGTGTGCCGCTGATCGTGGCCATCAACAAGATCGACAAGTCCGGTGCCGACCCGATGCGGGTCAAGAACGAACTGCTCTCCGAGCAGGTCGTGGCCGAAGACTTCGGTGGTGACATCCAGATGGTGGAGATCTCGGCCAAGACCGGCCTGGGCATCGACGACCTGCTGGACGCGGTGTCGGTGCAGGCCGAACTGCTGGAACTGAAGGCCGTCGACGAAGGCCGCGCCAATGGTGTGGTCATCGAATCCTCGCTGGACAAGGGCCGCGGCCCGGTCGCGACGGTGCTGGTGCAGCAGGGCCGCCTGAAGAAGGGCGACTACCTGGTGTGCGGCATCCAGTACGGCCGCGTGCGTGCCCTGTTCGACGAAACCGGCAAGCAGCCGGAGTTCGCCGGGCCGTCCATCCCGGTACAGGTCCTGGGCCTGTCCGGCGTGCCGGAAGCCGGTGACGACTTCGTCGTCGTCGACGACGAGCGCCTGGCCAAGGACGTTGCCCAGCAGCGTGAAACCAAGCGCCGTGAATCGCGCCTGGTCGCCACCGCTGGCAGCCGCATGGAAGACATCATGGCGACCCTGGGCAAGGGCGAGGGCCAGCAGGTCCTCAACCTGGTCATCAAGGCCGACGTGCAGGGTTCGGTGCAGGCACTGAGCCAGGCACTGGTCGCGCTGTCCAACGAAGACATCCGCATCAACGTGATCCACTCCGGCGTGGGCGGCATCACCGAGTCGGACGCCAATTCGGCGGCCGCTTCGAAGGCCACCGTCATCGGCTTCAATGTGCGTGCGGATGCTTCGGCCCGCCGCATCATCGAATCCAACGGCGTGGACCTGCGTTACTTCTCGATCATCTATGACGTGATCGATCAGGTGAAGCAGGTGGCCTCCGGTCTGCTGGGCGTCGAGATCCGCGAAGAGATCATCGGTATCGCCGAGGTCCGTGACGTGTTCCGCAGCTCCAAGCTGGGCGCCGTGGCCGGCAGCATGGTCATCGAGGGCGTGGTCAAGCGCAACAAGCCGATCCGCGTCCTGCGCGACAGCGTGGTGATCTTCGAAGGCGAGCTGGAATCGTTGCGCCGCTTCAAGGAAAACGTCGAGGAAGTCCGCAACGGTACCGAATGCGGTATCGCGGTGAAGGCCTACAACGACGTCAAGCCGGGTGACCAGATCGAGTGCTTCGAGCGTATTGAAGTGCCGCGCACCCTGTAA
- the nusA gene encoding transcription termination factor NusA: MSKELLLVVDAVANEKGVPREVIFDAIEAALASAAKKRYPDEEVLTRVVIDHKDGSYETFRRWEVVADDVVMESPDRQIRLMDAVDEAEGVDVGDYIEEQIENPDFGRIAAQAAKQVIVQRVREAERQQVVDAWKDRVGELITGVVKRAERGNIYVDLGGNAEGFIPKDKGIPRDVLRAGDRVRGYLAEVRSEPRGPQLFISRAAPEFMIELFKLEVPEVGQGLVEIKACARDPGDRAKIAVLAHDQRTDPIGACIGMRGSRVQAVSNELNGERVDIVLWNDNPANFVINAMAPAEVQSIIVDEDKHSMDLAVAEDRLAQAIGKGGQNVRLASRLTGWQLNVMTQDQVTAKSEAEQASARQLFMDKLEVDEEIAGILVSEGFGTVEEIAYVPVGELLAVEGFDEDIVEELRARARDALLNEALAVEEGLEDGQPAQDLLSLKGMDEATAYALAGHGVRTSEELSDLAADEVMDFGIEGLDQARAAALILAARAEEIARLERGE; the protein is encoded by the coding sequence ATGAGCAAGGAACTGTTGCTGGTAGTCGACGCAGTCGCCAACGAGAAGGGCGTGCCGCGTGAAGTGATCTTCGATGCCATCGAGGCCGCCCTGGCCTCGGCAGCGAAGAAGCGCTATCCCGACGAGGAAGTGCTGACCCGCGTGGTCATCGACCACAAGGATGGCAGCTACGAAACCTTCCGCCGCTGGGAAGTGGTGGCCGATGACGTGGTCATGGAATCGCCGGACCGTCAGATCCGCCTGATGGATGCCGTCGACGAAGCCGAAGGCGTGGATGTCGGCGACTACATCGAAGAGCAGATCGAAAACCCGGATTTCGGCCGCATCGCCGCCCAGGCTGCCAAGCAGGTGATCGTGCAGCGCGTGCGCGAAGCCGAGCGCCAGCAGGTCGTGGATGCATGGAAGGACCGCGTTGGCGAGCTGATCACCGGTGTGGTCAAGCGCGCCGAGCGCGGCAACATCTATGTCGACCTGGGCGGCAACGCCGAAGGCTTCATTCCGAAGGACAAGGGCATTCCGCGCGACGTGCTGCGCGCGGGTGACCGCGTGCGCGGCTACCTGGCCGAAGTGCGCTCGGAGCCGCGTGGCCCGCAGCTGTTCATCAGCCGCGCCGCCCCGGAATTCATGATCGAGCTGTTCAAGCTGGAAGTGCCGGAAGTCGGCCAGGGCCTGGTGGAAATCAAGGCCTGTGCCCGTGATCCGGGTGACCGCGCCAAGATCGCCGTGCTCGCCCACGACCAGCGCACCGATCCGATCGGCGCCTGCATCGGCATGCGCGGTTCGCGCGTGCAGGCCGTGTCCAACGAGCTCAATGGCGAGCGCGTGGACATCGTGCTGTGGAACGACAACCCGGCCAACTTCGTCATCAATGCGATGGCGCCGGCCGAAGTGCAGTCGATCATCGTCGATGAAGACAAGCATTCGATGGACCTGGCCGTTGCCGAAGACCGCCTGGCCCAGGCGATCGGCAAGGGCGGCCAGAACGTGCGCCTGGCCAGCCGCCTGACCGGCTGGCAGCTCAACGTGATGACCCAGGACCAGGTCACCGCCAAGTCGGAGGCCGAGCAGGCTTCGGCCCGCCAGCTGTTCATGGACAAGCTGGAAGTGGACGAGGAAATCGCCGGCATCCTGGTCAGCGAAGGCTTCGGCACCGTCGAGGAAATCGCATATGTACCGGTCGGCGAACTGCTGGCCGTGGAAGGTTTCGACGAAGACATCGTCGAAGAGCTGCGCGCTCGTGCCCGCGATGCGCTGCTCAATGAGGCCCTGGCAGTCGAGGAAGGCCTTGAAGACGGCCAGCCGGCGCAGGACCTGCTGTCCCTGAAGGGCATGGACGAAGCCACCGCGTATGCGCTGGCCGGCCACGGCGTGCGCACCAGCGAGGAGTTGTCCGACCTGGCCGCCGACGAGGTCATGGACTTCGGCATCGAAGGACTGGATCAGGCGCGCGCCGCTGCGCTGATCCTGGCCGCCCGTGCCGAGGAGATCGCCCGACTGGAACGCGGCGAATGA
- the rimP gene encoding ribosome maturation factor RimP: MSDKATDIANLLAPTVVSLGLELLGVEYLPAPGGATLRLYIDVPLAEQPERIINVDDCERVSREVSAQMDVEDPISGNYTLEVSSPGVDRPLFNLEQFGRHLGESAKVTLKLPQDNRRRLQGRIEAIDEAAGAITFIVDKAEVVVSADNIDKARIMPDWVALGLAPSKPTGPAPKRPKPKTNSSSNEPAAKKPRAE, translated from the coding sequence GTGAGCGACAAGGCAACCGACATCGCGAATCTGCTCGCCCCGACCGTTGTGTCGCTGGGCCTGGAGCTGCTGGGCGTTGAGTATCTGCCGGCCCCCGGCGGTGCGACCCTGCGCCTTTACATCGACGTGCCGCTGGCTGAGCAGCCGGAGCGCATCATCAATGTCGACGACTGCGAGCGGGTCAGCCGCGAAGTGTCGGCACAGATGGACGTCGAAGACCCGATCAGCGGCAACTACACGCTGGAAGTGTCTTCGCCGGGTGTCGATCGTCCGCTGTTCAACCTGGAGCAGTTCGGCCGTCACCTCGGCGAGTCGGCCAAGGTCACGCTGAAGCTGCCGCAGGACAACCGTCGTCGCCTGCAGGGCCGCATCGAGGCGATCGACGAAGCCGCAGGCGCCATCACCTTCATCGTCGACAAGGCCGAAGTGGTCGTGTCGGCGGACAACATCGACAAGGCACGGATCATGCCCGACTGGGTCGCGCTGGGGCTCGCCCCGAGCAAGCCGACCGGTCCGGCACCGAAGCGTCCGAAGCCGAAAACGAATTCTTCTTCCAACGAGCCGGCGGCAAAGAAGCCGCGCGCGGAGTGA
- the nuoN gene encoding NADH-quinone oxidoreductase subunit NuoN — protein MTTSPLLPLTAADLPPLAPELVLIGSAFALMILDLFVSNRNKLVTHLFSLAALAVVLFMLATGVGGQGEVFHGMFVRDTAADVMKTGIVLLSGLTLVYGWRYLRDRNLFQGEIPVLILFGTAGMMILVSAGSLLMVYLGLELLALCSYALVASNRENGLASEAAMKYIVLGSLASGLLLYGMSLIYGATGSLHLDVIREAIPHSEERVLLITGAVFMIAGVAFKLGAAPFHMWLPDVYQGAPAPIALFISSAPKLAAFGMAYRLLEMGVGPLSTELQLLIAGLAAVSLVIGNLMAIAQSNLKRMLAFSTVSHIGFLLMGIAGGGSQGYAAALFYALAYAIMSTAAFGAIIALSRAGFEAENIEDFKGLNARNPWMAGLVLCIMASLAGIPPFLGFWTKLAVLGAAINGGLLWLAILGVLCAVVGCFYYLRVIKVMYFDEPVGEAMPRSNDRVLGLVLGVNALALLALGLAWNPIMVWCQQAFAHIA, from the coding sequence ATGACCACCTCGCCGCTGCTGCCATTGACCGCCGCTGACCTGCCACCGCTCGCCCCCGAGCTGGTGCTGATCGGCAGCGCCTTCGCCCTGATGATCCTCGACCTGTTCGTCAGCAACCGGAACAAGCTCGTCACCCACCTGTTCTCGCTCGCTGCGCTGGCCGTGGTGCTGTTCATGCTGGCCACCGGCGTGGGCGGGCAGGGGGAGGTCTTCCATGGCATGTTCGTGCGCGATACCGCCGCGGACGTGATGAAGACCGGGATCGTGCTGCTCAGCGGCCTGACCCTGGTCTATGGCTGGCGCTACCTGCGTGACCGCAACCTGTTCCAGGGCGAGATCCCGGTGCTGATCCTGTTCGGCACCGCCGGCATGATGATCCTGGTCTCGGCCGGCAGCCTGCTGATGGTCTACCTGGGCCTGGAACTGCTGGCGCTGTGCTCGTACGCGCTGGTTGCCAGCAACCGTGAGAACGGCCTGGCCTCGGAAGCGGCGATGAAGTACATCGTGCTGGGTTCGCTGGCCTCGGGCCTGCTGCTGTACGGTATGTCGCTGATCTACGGCGCCACCGGCAGCCTGCACCTGGACGTCATCCGCGAGGCCATCCCGCACTCGGAAGAGCGCGTGCTGCTGATCACCGGTGCGGTGTTCATGATTGCCGGCGTCGCCTTCAAGCTGGGTGCCGCGCCGTTCCACATGTGGCTGCCCGACGTCTACCAGGGTGCCCCGGCACCGATCGCGCTGTTCATCAGCTCGGCACCGAAGCTGGCCGCGTTCGGCATGGCCTACCGGCTGCTGGAGATGGGCGTGGGCCCGCTGTCGACCGAGCTGCAGCTGCTGATTGCCGGCCTGGCCGCGGTCTCGCTGGTGATCGGCAACCTGATGGCCATTGCGCAGAGCAACCTCAAGCGCATGCTGGCGTTCTCCACGGTCTCGCACATCGGCTTCCTGCTGATGGGCATCGCCGGTGGCGGTTCGCAGGGCTATGCCGCCGCGCTGTTCTATGCACTGGCGTACGCGATCATGTCGACCGCGGCCTTCGGCGCGATCATCGCGTTGTCGCGTGCCGGCTTCGAAGCCGAGAACATCGAAGACTTCAAGGGTCTGAATGCCCGCAACCCGTGGATGGCCGGCCTGGTGCTGTGCATCATGGCGTCGCTGGCTGGCATTCCGCCGTTCCTGGGCTTCTGGACCAAGCTGGCGGTGCTGGGCGCAGCCATCAATGGTGGCCTGCTGTGGCTGGCCATCCTGGGCGTGCTGTGTGCCGTGGTCGGCTGCTTCTACTACCTGCGCGTCATCAAGGTCATGTACTTCGATGAGCCGGTGGGCGAGGCCATGCCGCGCAGCAACGACCGCGTGCTGGGCCTGGTGCTGGGCGTGAATGCACTGGCGCTGCTGGCGCTGGGCCTGGCCTGGAACCCGATCATGGTCTGGTGCCAGCAGGCATTTGCGCATATTGCATAA
- a CDS encoding NADH-quinone oxidoreductase subunit M: MSNWPLLSVLIWLPIIGGALILAIRDAQTARWASLGVAVLTFVASLSLLSGYNAGVDGMQFVETHAWIPAYKIGYNLGVDGIAVALILLTTLVSVLALIGAWSAIDKRVNQYVAAFLILEGVTVGIFAATDAMLFYVFFEAMLIPMFLIIGVWGGPRRIYAALKFFLYTFLGSVLMLVALIYLYMKGGSFQLADLYALPLSAKEQTWIFFAFLIAFAVKVPMFPVHTWLPDAHVEAPTAGSVILAAIALKIGGYGFLRFNLPIVPDASQEWAWLVIALSLIAVIYVGLVALVQDDMKKLIAYSSIAHMGFVTLGTFIALWLVREAGNADAARLGLQGAMVQMISHGFVSGAMFSSVGVLYDRMHSRRIADYGGVVNVMPWFATFAMLFFMANAGLPGTSGFVGEFMVILAAFQRNPWIALGAATTLIIGAAYTLWLYKRIFFGEVANSHVAELKDINGREWLVLGVFAIGVLALGIYPKPLTDLMEPSIAKLAMQIASSKLL; the protein is encoded by the coding sequence GTGTCGAACTGGCCTCTACTCAGTGTCCTCATCTGGCTGCCGATCATCGGTGGTGCCCTGATCCTTGCGATCCGTGATGCGCAGACCGCCCGCTGGGCGTCCCTGGGCGTCGCCGTGCTGACCTTCGTGGCGAGCCTCTCGCTGCTGAGCGGCTACAACGCGGGTGTCGACGGCATGCAGTTCGTCGAGACCCATGCCTGGATCCCGGCGTACAAGATCGGCTACAACCTGGGCGTGGACGGCATTGCCGTGGCGCTGATCCTGCTGACCACACTGGTCAGCGTGCTTGCCCTGATCGGTGCCTGGAGCGCGATCGACAAGCGCGTCAACCAGTACGTGGCCGCCTTCCTGATTCTGGAAGGTGTCACCGTCGGTATCTTCGCCGCAACGGACGCGATGCTGTTCTACGTGTTCTTCGAAGCGATGCTGATCCCGATGTTCCTGATCATCGGTGTCTGGGGCGGCCCGCGCCGCATCTACGCCGCGCTGAAGTTCTTCCTGTACACCTTCCTTGGCTCGGTGCTGATGCTGGTGGCGCTGATCTACCTGTACATGAAGGGCGGCAGCTTCCAGCTGGCCGACCTGTACGCGCTGCCGCTGTCGGCCAAGGAACAGACCTGGATCTTCTTCGCCTTCCTGATCGCCTTCGCGGTCAAGGTGCCGATGTTCCCGGTCCACACCTGGCTGCCTGACGCCCACGTGGAAGCGCCGACCGCCGGTTCGGTGATCCTGGCTGCCATCGCCCTGAAGATCGGTGGCTACGGCTTCCTGCGCTTCAACCTGCCGATCGTCCCGGACGCGTCGCAGGAATGGGCCTGGCTGGTGATCGCGCTGTCGCTGATCGCGGTGATCTACGTCGGCCTGGTCGCGCTGGTGCAGGACGACATGAAGAAGCTGATCGCCTATTCGTCGATCGCGCACATGGGCTTTGTCACCCTGGGTACCTTCATCGCCCTGTGGCTGGTGCGCGAAGCTGGCAACGCCGATGCGGCCCGTCTGGGCCTACAGGGCGCGATGGTGCAGATGATCTCGCACGGCTTCGTGTCCGGCGCGATGTTCTCCAGCGTCGGCGTGCTGTACGACCGCATGCACAGCCGCCGCATCGCCGATTACGGCGGCGTGGTCAACGTGATGCCCTGGTTTGCCACCTTCGCCATGCTGTTCTTCATGGCCAACGCAGGCCTGCCGGGCACCAGCGGTTTCGTCGGCGAGTTCATGGTCATCCTCGCGGCCTTCCAGCGTAATCCGTGGATCGCGCTGGGCGCGGCCACCACCCTGATCATCGGCGCCGCCTACACCCTGTGGCTGTACAAGCGCATCTTCTTCGGCGAAGTGGCCAACAGCCATGTCGCCGAACTGAAGGACATCAACGGCCGCGAATGGCTGGTGCTGGGCGTGTTCGCCATCGGCGTGCTGGCCCTGGGCATCTACCCCAAGCCGCTGACCGACCTGATGGAGCCCTCGATCGCGAAGCTGGCGATGCAGATCGCATCCAGCAAGCTGCTGTAA